In a genomic window of Infirmifilum sp. NZ:
- a CDS encoding MBL fold metallo-hydrolase, with product MLKITVLVDDSAFGSRGLLAEHGFSMLVYYKGNLVLLDTGQTGMPLLLNAQQLGADLARLTAVVLSHGHYDHTGGIYALTRVLKTKPLLVAHPLALKPAVKLEEGSRRYIGIPYSQSFLEEHFSLTLEKGVLEVSPGVFFLGEVPRYYPELTSHLPDTYVLEGGRLAPHTFTDDTALAVDLGEELLVATGCGHSGLVNVTLHAEKALGKPVTAVLGGFHLAGKPLDYLRVVEEKLRELGVVRVYPGHCTGRVAATRLLEAFQGEELRVGFMLEVDH from the coding sequence ATGCTGAAGATAACGGTTCTCGTGGACGACTCCGCCTTCGGAAGCAGGGGCCTGCTCGCGGAGCACGGCTTCTCGATGCTCGTGTACTACAAGGGCAACCTAGTTCTCCTCGACACGGGGCAGACCGGAATGCCTCTCCTGCTAAACGCGCAGCAACTCGGAGCAGACCTGGCGCGCCTCACCGCCGTGGTGCTCTCGCACGGGCACTACGACCACACAGGCGGCATCTACGCTTTAACCCGTGTGCTGAAGACAAAACCGCTCCTGGTAGCACACCCGCTCGCGTTAAAGCCCGCAGTAAAGCTCGAGGAGGGCTCGAGGAGGTACATCGGCATCCCCTACTCTCAGAGCTTCCTGGAGGAGCACTTCAGCCTGACGCTTGAGAAGGGGGTCCTGGAAGTGTCGCCGGGCGTATTCTTCCTTGGGGAGGTTCCCAGGTACTACCCGGAGCTGACCAGCCACCTCCCTGACACCTACGTGCTGGAAGGCGGTAGGCTCGCGCCCCACACCTTCACCGATGACACGGCGTTGGCGGTGGATCTCGGTGAGGAGCTGCTGGTGGCGACGGGGTGCGGCCACAGCGGCTTGGTAAACGTTACTCTGCACGCCGAGAAGGCTCTGGGTAAGCCGGTGACAGCAGTTCTCGGCGGCTTCCACCTCGCGGGGAAGCCATTAGACTACCTCAGGGTCGTCGAGGAAAAGCTACGCGAGCTGGGCGTTGTCAGAGTTTACCCGGGTCACTGCACCGGGCGCGTGGCGGCGACGAGGCTGCTGGAGGCGTTCCAGGGGGAGGAGCTGCGGGTGGGCTTCATGCTCGAGGTCGATCATTAA
- a CDS encoding MarR family transcriptional regulator → MIPVDLPGGVLHEALSVLSGAFSPLNLPKSSAMVLALLYTLGKPLDCVEIQRVTGYSKSAVSAALRVLESHRLVHRFRSGRRNFYAPSIPLGRLVAEAHIRMLKTARERLREISARAPELGERVALLDSELFKAIRSLEAGLHGGKSESSI, encoded by the coding sequence ATGATTCCCGTTGATCTACCGGGTGGTGTTCTCCATGAGGCCTTGTCCGTGCTGTCGGGGGCGTTTTCACCCCTCAACCTGCCTAAGTCGAGCGCCATGGTTCTCGCTCTGCTCTACACCTTGGGGAAGCCCCTCGACTGCGTCGAGATCCAGCGCGTCACAGGCTACAGCAAGTCAGCGGTTTCGGCGGCTCTACGCGTCCTCGAGAGCCACAGGCTGGTCCACAGGTTTAGAAGCGGGCGGAGGAACTTCTACGCTCCCTCGATCCCGCTCGGGAGGCTTGTGGCTGAGGCGCATATAAGGATGCTTAAGACAGCCAGGGAGAGGCTCAGGGAGATATCGGCTCGCGCCCCAGAGCTCGGGGAGCGCGTTGCGCTCCTCGACTCGGAGCTCTTTAAAGCTATACGCTCACTCGAGGCTGGTCTCCATGGAGGTAAGAGTGAGAGTAGCATCTAA
- a CDS encoding B12-binding domain-containing radical SAM protein: MMTNHHRKEFIGFFTTAPPVGLPEWAWMWLSAPRPKVDKFGRPLEAPYGLRKVEAKLLEEGFNAAVVDPDYIDRYLKSAKVLMVGHHDYFAMNSPSVEWWAITGQEPVNSRSFKRLMRRPSIREAKSRGLRIIAGGPAAWQWLWRTEYWREFGVDTVIDGEAERVIGDIVRKALEGEELPAYVYVGPEDAPSLDEIPEIRGASINGLVEVMRGCPRRCRFCPVTLRPVRYYPLEKIERELQVNVKAGIRSGVIHSEDILLYGARGIEPNPDALLKLHSLVKRYYRTMAWSHVTLAGVKYAEEKYRLVSKLTEIIYDDHQDWIGAQVGLETGSRRLARIIMPGKAAPYPLDRWHEVVEDALAIMHDYRIVPALTLILGVPGETEDDLMETAELLDRIKGYRSLVVPMFFVPMGYLKDQQGFIRERITEAHVEVMWRALQHSLHWGEDIAFKMYLRSPKHLPLRLLLRVFLLYVKSKTREIERTMREAGPSALLAQGQVAEAKVANL; encoded by the coding sequence ATGATGACGAACCACCACAGGAAGGAGTTCATCGGCTTCTTCACGACCGCTCCCCCCGTCGGGTTGCCGGAGTGGGCTTGGATGTGGCTCAGCGCTCCGAGGCCAAAGGTCGACAAGTTCGGTAGGCCGCTGGAGGCGCCCTACGGTCTGCGGAAGGTTGAGGCGAAGCTCCTGGAGGAGGGCTTCAACGCGGCCGTAGTGGACCCGGACTACATCGACCGCTACCTGAAGAGCGCGAAAGTGCTCATGGTGGGGCACCACGACTACTTCGCCATGAACTCCCCCAGCGTCGAGTGGTGGGCAATAACCGGGCAGGAGCCTGTGAACAGCAGGAGCTTCAAGAGGCTCATGCGCAGGCCAAGCATACGAGAGGCTAAGAGCAGGGGGCTTAGGATCATAGCAGGAGGGCCGGCGGCGTGGCAGTGGCTCTGGAGGACCGAGTACTGGAGGGAGTTCGGCGTGGACACGGTTATCGACGGTGAGGCTGAGAGGGTTATAGGAGATATCGTGCGCAAGGCGCTGGAAGGCGAGGAGCTCCCAGCCTACGTTTACGTCGGCCCAGAGGACGCCCCCAGCCTCGACGAGATACCCGAGATTAGAGGCGCGAGCATCAACGGTCTAGTTGAGGTGATGAGGGGGTGCCCCAGGAGGTGCAGGTTCTGCCCCGTGACCCTGAGGCCCGTGAGGTACTACCCGCTGGAGAAGATAGAGAGGGAGTTGCAGGTCAACGTGAAGGCAGGCATAAGGTCCGGGGTCATACACTCGGAGGACATCCTCCTCTATGGCGCTAGGGGCATCGAGCCCAACCCAGATGCGCTCCTAAAGCTTCACAGCCTCGTAAAAAGGTACTACAGGACGATGGCGTGGAGCCACGTGACGCTGGCCGGAGTGAAGTACGCGGAGGAGAAGTACAGGCTGGTATCGAAGCTAACAGAAATCATCTACGACGACCACCAGGACTGGATCGGCGCGCAGGTCGGCCTCGAGACGGGCTCCAGGAGGCTCGCCAGGATCATAATGCCCGGGAAAGCCGCCCCCTACCCGCTCGACAGATGGCACGAGGTGGTGGAGGACGCTCTGGCGATAATGCACGACTACCGCATTGTCCCAGCGCTCACGCTGATCCTCGGCGTGCCCGGCGAGACCGAGGATGACCTCATGGAGACAGCCGAGCTCCTTGACAGGATAAAGGGCTACAGGAGCCTCGTAGTGCCCATGTTCTTCGTGCCTATGGGCTACCTCAAGGACCAGCAGGGCTTCATCAGGGAGAGGATCACGGAAGCCCACGTCGAAGTGATGTGGCGCGCGCTTCAGCACTCCCTGCATTGGGGTGAGGACATAGCCTTCAAGATGTACCTCAGGTCGCCGAAGCACCTGCCGCTAAGACTGCTCCTCAGAGTGTTCCTCCTCTACGTGAAGTCAAAGACCAGGGAGATCGAAAGAACCATGCGCGAAGCAGGCCCCTCAGCCCTACTTGCGCAGGGGCAGGTCGCTGAAGCTAAAGTAGCAAATTTATAG
- a CDS encoding DUF134 domain-containing protein has protein sequence MHGPPWVWRRGCRRGRPPKSRWIWGPVPKLTFIPVDENGVEVQGEPIVLTPDEVEALRLVYLEDLTQDEAAAKMGVSRGTLWRIVEAARRKLVQALVEGRPIIIAP, from the coding sequence GTGCATGGACCACCGTGGGTCTGGAGGAGAGGTTGCCGTAGGGGCAGGCCGCCGAAAAGCAGGTGGATCTGGGGGCCAGTCCCAAAGCTCACCTTCATACCCGTCGACGAGAACGGGGTGGAGGTGCAGGGGGAGCCCATCGTGCTCACGCCGGATGAAGTGGAGGCTCTCCGGCTCGTGTACTTGGAGGACCTCACCCAGGATGAGGCCGCGGCGAAGATGGGGGTTTCGCGTGGAACACTCTGGCGGATCGTCGAGGCTGCCAGGAGGAAGCTGGTTCAGGCCTTAGTCGAGGGGAGGCCGATTATCATTGCACCGTAG
- the guaA gene encoding glutamine-hydrolyzing GMP synthase: protein MESRRSVVVFDFGGQYAHLIARRVRELNFYSVLAPYSVSLEEFLRLNPVAVIFSGGPSSIYVENSPKPEIEVFNYIIRSRIPLLGICYGHQLIASLLGGRVSRKEKAEYGLSVLRVLRNDPLFSGTPETQVVWMSHRDAVDWLPEEFVTLASTEYSEVAAFRHRSLPIYGVQFHPEVRHTEYGRAILENFLKRVAGLEPNWFVEDVAAEVISRLKKELRGKALTAVSGGVDSLTAAVMVQRAVGSDNIYVIHVNTGLLREGESERTLEVLRKMGFKNVFYVDASGLFLDRLRGVTDPEEKRRVVAKTFADVFAEKALELNREVGGFRYLVQGTIYPDRVESGATGKATAKIKSHHNVVMEAIPGLEIVEPLAEFYKDEVRRIARSLGLPEEVITQHPFPGPGLAVRIVGEVTEEKLRILRKATVIVEEEFRKAGLYEKVWQAFPVLLSVKTVGVKGDERSYEYALALRVVESEDAMTASFAKLPWDFLERLAERLVNEVEGVNRVLYDVTHKPPATIEFE from the coding sequence ATGGAATCTAGGCGGAGCGTGGTAGTATTCGACTTCGGCGGGCAGTACGCCCACCTCATCGCCAGGAGGGTTAGGGAGCTGAACTTCTACTCCGTCCTTGCGCCTTACAGCGTTTCCCTCGAGGAATTCCTGCGCTTAAACCCGGTCGCCGTCATATTCTCGGGCGGGCCTTCCAGCATATACGTCGAGAACAGCCCTAAGCCGGAAATAGAGGTGTTCAACTACATTATCCGAAGCAGGATACCCTTACTAGGGATATGCTACGGGCACCAGCTCATCGCCAGCTTGCTCGGCGGGCGCGTCTCGCGCAAGGAGAAGGCCGAGTACGGCCTTAGCGTTCTAAGGGTCTTAAGAAACGACCCCCTCTTCAGCGGAACCCCTGAGACCCAGGTTGTGTGGATGTCTCACCGGGACGCCGTCGATTGGCTCCCAGAGGAGTTCGTGACCCTGGCCTCCACAGAGTACTCTGAGGTGGCGGCTTTCAGGCACAGATCGCTGCCAATCTACGGCGTCCAGTTCCACCCGGAGGTCCGGCACACCGAGTACGGGAGAGCGATCCTCGAGAACTTCCTGAAGAGAGTGGCTGGGCTCGAGCCCAACTGGTTCGTCGAGGACGTGGCAGCTGAGGTGATCTCGCGCCTAAAAAAGGAGCTACGCGGGAAGGCCCTGACAGCCGTAAGCGGGGGCGTCGACTCCCTGACAGCCGCCGTTATGGTGCAGAGGGCTGTGGGCAGCGATAACATCTACGTGATCCACGTTAACACAGGGCTGCTCCGCGAGGGGGAGAGCGAGAGAACACTCGAGGTTTTGAGGAAGATGGGGTTCAAGAACGTATTCTACGTGGACGCGAGCGGCCTTTTCCTCGACCGGCTGAGGGGTGTGACGGACCCGGAGGAGAAGAGGAGGGTGGTCGCTAAGACCTTTGCGGACGTCTTCGCGGAGAAGGCTCTTGAGCTGAACAGGGAGGTCGGCGGGTTCAGGTACCTGGTTCAGGGCACCATATACCCTGACAGGGTTGAGAGCGGCGCGACGGGGAAGGCTACCGCGAAGATAAAGAGCCATCACAACGTCGTCATGGAGGCTATCCCGGGGCTGGAGATCGTTGAGCCGCTGGCGGAGTTCTACAAGGACGAGGTTAGGAGGATCGCGAGGAGCCTTGGACTGCCGGAGGAGGTCATCACCCAGCACCCCTTCCCGGGTCCCGGCCTCGCGGTCAGGATTGTGGGGGAGGTCACGGAGGAGAAGCTGAGGATACTCCGCAAGGCGACGGTGATCGTTGAGGAGGAGTTCAGGAAGGCGGGCCTGTACGAGAAGGTGTGGCAGGCATTCCCCGTGCTGCTCTCGGTCAAGACGGTTGGAGTTAAGGGCGACGAGAGGAGTTACGAGTACGCTTTGGCCCTCAGGGTTGTTGAGAGCGAGGACGCTATGACGGCGAGCTTCGCGAAGCTACCCTGGGACTTCCTCGAGAGGCTTGCCGAGAGGCTGGTGAACGAGGTCGAGGGGGTGAATAGGGTCCTTTACGACGTCACCCACAAGCCGCCGGCAACGATCGAGTTCGAGTGA
- a CDS encoding amidohydrolase family protein: MGVIEVGELLDHGAVRRGVKIRYEGSEDFYFESAVSPGFSDAHAHPQVVDVGERRIWRHSYEWLEERRLRIDEAGLRRDKELSSMLAKATILRSLIDGVTLLALTGSLEGNVSALLTLPVSPRVVLLPTVMEAEGWSTPERVFAEYVRNLAKWNGFFNMGFFVHSLRKAGQSYLVASYKTASKLGVPFALHLSEGIDESETLVELLGDAPRNVVAVHCIEGAEKCKRMGLKVVHCPTSNLYLYGRTLRGLEFFDSLGSDWPLITGTVLHTYRDAVAVHGPNVRLLEKATVGGYAVFGMRGSGDLVAFDRSLEKVIAGDAEAKAVFIDSKLVVDEGTVVQMGLGKRDVERFKEEAVRLAFEKYGI, encoded by the coding sequence ATGGGGGTTATCGAGGTAGGGGAGCTTCTGGACCACGGCGCGGTCAGGAGAGGGGTTAAGATCCGCTACGAGGGGTCTGAGGACTTTTACTTCGAGAGCGCCGTGTCCCCGGGCTTCTCCGACGCCCACGCGCACCCTCAAGTCGTGGACGTCGGCGAGCGGAGGATCTGGAGGCACTCTTACGAGTGGCTTGAAGAGAGGAGGCTCAGGATCGACGAGGCTGGCTTGAGGAGGGACAAGGAGCTTTCGTCCATGCTGGCTAAGGCGACGATACTGCGGTCTCTTATAGACGGTGTTACCCTCCTCGCACTGACCGGCAGCCTTGAAGGGAACGTCTCTGCGCTACTCACCCTGCCTGTTTCACCGCGCGTCGTGCTGCTTCCTACGGTTATGGAGGCGGAGGGGTGGAGCACGCCTGAGCGCGTCTTCGCGGAGTACGTGCGTAACCTCGCGAAGTGGAATGGCTTCTTTAACATGGGGTTCTTCGTGCACTCTCTCAGGAAAGCCGGGCAGTCCTACCTGGTGGCATCGTACAAGACCGCGTCTAAGCTCGGCGTGCCCTTCGCCCTACACCTCTCCGAGGGCATCGACGAGAGCGAGACGCTCGTCGAGCTTCTGGGGGATGCTCCGAGGAACGTCGTAGCGGTGCACTGCATCGAGGGGGCTGAGAAGTGCAAGCGGATGGGGCTCAAGGTTGTCCACTGCCCGACCTCCAACCTCTACCTCTACGGCAGAACCCTGCGGGGGCTTGAGTTCTTCGACTCACTTGGGAGCGACTGGCCTCTAATCACGGGCACAGTGCTCCACACATACAGGGATGCCGTCGCGGTGCACGGCCCGAACGTACGCCTCCTCGAGAAAGCGACTGTGGGAGGATACGCAGTTTTCGGCATGAGGGGCTCGGGCGACCTCGTAGCCTTCGACCGGAGCCTCGAGAAAGTCATCGCAGGGGATGCTGAAGCTAAGGCTGTCTTCATCGACAGCAAACTCGTGGTGGATGAGGGCACTGTTGTTCAGATGGGCCTGGGCAAAAGGGACGTTGAAAGGTTTAAAGAGGAGGCTGTGAGGCTGGCGTTCGAGAAGTATGGAATCTAG
- a CDS encoding IMP dehydrogenase, with product MGLFLEKLKGSELALSFDDVLILPRYSDVRIEEVNVSTRLSPRLTLKIPIVSSPMDTVTGREMVLALGRLGGLGVLPRNMPLDKAIAVVREAVEAKIPVGVAVGPFDDERVGKLVSAGVSLIVIDTAHGHSKNVIEATKRFASMGAEVMAGNIVTGEAAEALIAAGASSLRVGVGPGHACTTREVAGVGCPQLTAVAAVADTARSYGVSVVADGGIEKPADAVKALAAGADAVMLGYLLAGTDEAPGALVLREGRCFKVYRGMGSRGALASGSARYGEFKRVPEGVEGLVECRGSVSKVVEWIVGGIKQGMGYVGARSLAELREKSVFVRLTGAGVRESGPRGLYEVRY from the coding sequence ATGGGGTTGTTCCTAGAGAAGCTTAAGGGCTCTGAGCTCGCGCTGAGCTTCGACGACGTCCTGATACTTCCCAGGTACTCAGACGTGAGGATTGAGGAGGTCAACGTCTCCACGCGTCTGAGCCCCCGCCTGACGCTTAAAATACCAATCGTGAGTTCTCCCATGGACACCGTCACGGGCAGAGAGATGGTCCTCGCGCTTGGAAGGCTCGGCGGCTTGGGCGTTCTTCCCAGAAACATGCCCCTAGACAAAGCAATAGCAGTCGTGCGCGAGGCTGTCGAGGCGAAAATCCCGGTCGGCGTGGCTGTGGGGCCTTTCGACGATGAGAGAGTGGGGAAGCTCGTTAGTGCCGGGGTCTCTCTAATCGTCATTGACACGGCGCACGGCCACAGCAAGAACGTTATCGAGGCGACGAAGAGGTTTGCCTCGATGGGGGCTGAGGTGATGGCCGGGAACATCGTCACAGGGGAGGCGGCTGAGGCTTTGATCGCGGCCGGTGCGTCCTCGCTCAGGGTCGGTGTGGGGCCTGGACACGCCTGCACCACGCGCGAAGTAGCAGGCGTCGGGTGCCCCCAGCTAACCGCCGTGGCAGCTGTGGCGGACACTGCGAGAAGCTACGGCGTATCAGTGGTTGCGGACGGCGGTATCGAGAAGCCAGCCGACGCCGTCAAGGCGCTGGCCGCTGGAGCCGACGCGGTCATGCTGGGGTACCTGCTGGCGGGTACCGATGAGGCTCCTGGCGCCCTCGTCCTGCGCGAGGGGAGGTGCTTTAAAGTCTACCGCGGGATGGGTAGCCGGGGGGCTCTGGCCAGCGGGTCCGCGAGGTACGGGGAGTTCAAGAGGGTGCCTGAGGGGGTGGAGGGGCTCGTCGAGTGCCGCGGTAGCGTTTCAAAGGTGGTTGAGTGGATCGTGGGCGGAATAAAGCAGGGGATGGGCTACGTCGGGGCTAGGAGCCTGGCGGAGCTGAGGGAGAAGAGCGTCTTCGTTAGGCTAACCGGAGCCGGCGTGAGGGAGAGCGGACCCAGGGGGCTGTACGAGGTGAGGTACTGA
- a CDS encoding phosphate signaling complex PhoU family protein has protein sequence MSQARRIVRLGKSSLSVTLPRKWVEKNNLKEGDTVFVEDYDTYLLITSARPREEFREEVKVLEATQGDEDSVERMIIALYQAGYASIKVVSRSGRVTPELRETIRRTLKRLVGLEVFEEGSDYILLQMIADASTVEIPKVLSRMEVLILNSIKDLEEFAATGDTSYLKDIIERDEEIDKFYFLLSRQVALSIMYSWYSSKVGVQDRTLLMPLFNYGKTLERVGDVIASLARIAHLVDITKEHVQLIRASFESAVRAFKTGDQEAKMEITKTYREYFDRFDPSSLLDHLLGNILSLALDMLESRVELEVFKEFSSRSLHHLDATLPKNKLILNRSA, from the coding sequence ATGAGCCAGGCTAGGAGGATCGTGAGGCTCGGGAAGAGTAGCTTGTCCGTGACCCTGCCCAGAAAGTGGGTTGAGAAGAACAACCTGAAGGAGGGAGACACCGTCTTTGTCGAGGACTACGACACCTACCTTCTTATAACCTCTGCTCGCCCGCGCGAGGAGTTCCGGGAAGAGGTCAAGGTGCTGGAGGCTACTCAGGGTGACGAGGACTCGGTTGAGAGGATGATCATCGCGCTGTACCAGGCAGGCTACGCCTCGATAAAAGTCGTCTCGAGGTCAGGGAGGGTGACTCCGGAGCTGCGCGAAACAATACGCAGGACGCTGAAGAGGCTCGTGGGTCTGGAGGTGTTCGAGGAGGGCTCCGACTACATACTCCTACAGATGATCGCAGACGCATCAACGGTTGAGATACCAAAGGTGCTAAGCAGGATGGAGGTGCTCATCCTCAACAGCATCAAGGATCTGGAGGAGTTCGCTGCTACCGGCGACACCTCCTATCTAAAGGACATAATCGAGAGAGACGAAGAGATAGACAAGTTCTACTTCCTCCTTAGCCGCCAGGTAGCCCTCTCTATCATGTACAGCTGGTATTCCTCTAAGGTCGGTGTCCAGGACAGAACCCTGCTCATGCCTCTCTTCAACTACGGGAAAACCCTTGAGCGCGTGGGGGACGTGATAGCCAGCCTCGCTAGAATAGCGCACCTCGTCGACATCACCAAGGAGCACGTGCAGCTGATCAGAGCATCCTTCGAGAGCGCGGTAAGAGCGTTTAAAACCGGAGACCAAGAGGCCAAAATGGAGATAACGAAAACCTACAGAGAGTACTTCGACCGCTTCGACCCCTCGAGCCTCCTCGACCACCTGCTAGGGAACATCTTGTCGCTGGCACTAGACATGCTGGAGTCAAGAGTAGAGCTGGAGGTTTTCAAAGAATTCTCCTCCAGGTCCCTCCACCACCTCGATGCAACCCTGCCCAAAAATAAACTTATTTTAAACCGGTCTGCCTGA
- a CDS encoding putative sugar nucleotidyl transferase: protein MQAENRVIIVFESPDDVVNLQPLTLTRPVFLLKVGPRTILEEIEAAVGAPRALYTRAYLAEHVQSLTGIPVNPKGLYKNVLVVNASYLPQQGVACGNDEAYFHRGKLVYACLRELSVGDPLSLAETVEKVAAGLGRQELSNALTVGRLWDLPKLPHVTIPREAARLTWASAPPHGVNVIGELSRLLLHPESRVIPPVTVDTTKGPVIVEARAVVGPFTYIEGPAYIGSETRVRASTVIRAGSSIGEACRVGGEVSESIMHGYSNKAHDGFLGNSYVGEWVNIAAGAITGNLRNDYGEIVVYTPRGPTKTGETKVGSFIGDHARVSIGTMLNAGTIVGVAANVVAPEMAPKYIPSFTRFHRMKLEEIPLKEALSAIDRMMGRRGRKLTSGEVAILRHVYEATAEERSYYAKFYSDRYGRR from the coding sequence ATGCAGGCGGAAAACAGGGTAATCATAGTTTTCGAGAGCCCAGATGACGTCGTGAACCTCCAGCCCTTGACGCTCACGCGCCCAGTTTTCCTCCTCAAGGTCGGCCCGAGGACAATACTTGAGGAGATAGAGGCGGCTGTCGGCGCTCCCAGAGCCCTCTACACGAGGGCGTACCTCGCTGAGCACGTCCAGTCACTGACAGGTATCCCTGTGAACCCGAAGGGCCTGTACAAGAACGTCCTCGTGGTCAACGCTAGCTACCTCCCGCAACAGGGTGTAGCGTGCGGCAACGACGAGGCGTACTTCCACAGGGGCAAGCTGGTCTACGCGTGCCTGAGGGAGCTCAGCGTCGGCGACCCGCTCTCACTCGCGGAGACTGTTGAGAAGGTTGCAGCGGGCCTAGGAAGGCAGGAGCTCAGCAACGCTCTGACTGTAGGCAGGCTCTGGGACCTTCCTAAGCTCCCCCACGTCACGATACCCCGGGAAGCTGCCAGGCTCACGTGGGCGAGCGCTCCTCCCCACGGCGTTAACGTGATCGGCGAACTCTCGCGGCTGCTCTTGCACCCCGAGAGCAGGGTAATACCACCTGTCACCGTAGACACCACCAAGGGCCCCGTTATAGTCGAGGCGAGAGCGGTAGTAGGCCCCTTCACATACATCGAGGGACCAGCCTACATAGGGTCCGAGACAAGGGTTAGGGCCTCAACAGTCATCAGGGCCGGATCCAGCATCGGAGAGGCCTGCAGGGTAGGCGGAGAAGTCTCAGAGAGCATCATGCACGGGTACAGCAACAAGGCCCACGACGGCTTCCTGGGAAACTCCTACGTGGGAGAGTGGGTGAACATCGCCGCTGGCGCGATAACCGGGAACCTGCGTAACGACTACGGGGAGATAGTGGTTTACACACCCAGGGGACCTACTAAAACCGGCGAGACAAAGGTCGGTTCCTTCATAGGCGACCACGCGCGGGTAAGCATCGGCACCATGCTGAACGCCGGGACGATTGTCGGCGTCGCCGCAAACGTCGTAGCGCCCGAGATGGCGCCCAAGTACATCCCAAGCTTCACGCGCTTCCACAGGATGAAACTCGAGGAGATCCCGCTGAAGGAGGCGCTCAGCGCCATAGACAGGATGATGGGGAGGAGGGGGAGAAAGCTCACCAGCGGCGAGGTTGCTATCCTGCGCCACGTTTACGAGGCCACAGCTGAGGAGCGGAGCTACTACGCGAAGTTCTACTCCGACCGCTACGGCAGGCGATAG
- a CDS encoding ParB N-terminal domain-containing protein, whose amino-acid sequence MNDLKVTLVDISSIKPHEMYMEDHVRLIIEDLKSRGVLVKPVVVEREKLVLLDGHHRFEAFRRLRLKVIPAVLVDYWDPRIVVKSWRDGVVFDKREVLRRAVKGELFPPKTTRHVFIEGGVERHISEVAPIVNVSLSRLAAVKWVEVR is encoded by the coding sequence ATGAATGATCTAAAAGTTACTTTAGTGGACATTTCATCGATAAAACCACATGAAATGTATATGGAAGACCACGTGAGGCTTATTATCGAGGACTTGAAGAGTAGAGGAGTCCTCGTCAAACCCGTCGTTGTCGAGCGGGAGAAGCTCGTTCTCCTTGACGGCCACCACCGTTTCGAGGCTTTCAGGAGGCTTCGTCTGAAGGTTATACCAGCGGTTCTGGTGGACTACTGGGATCCGAGGATCGTCGTGAAGAGCTGGAGGGATGGAGTTGTGTTTGACAAACGGGAAGTCTTAAGGAGGGCTGTTAAGGGGGAGCTCTTTCCCCCGAAAACCACTCGCCACGTGTTTATAGAGGGTGGAGTCGAGAGGCACATCTCGGAAGTTGCTCCCATTGTGAATGTGAGCCTCTCGAGGCTCGCGGCCGTCAAGTGGGTCGAAGTTCGATGA
- a CDS encoding phosphate uptake regulator PhoU, with amino-acid sequence MSMMKLVRRVQLTGGSTFIVSIPKEWAASVGITKGSLVTLTLEHDGTIRVIPSVKKPQAITSAEVVVTKNTSHGAVLREVMSKYLVGYKTIHLKFSHDDPELRRKLKEVAVRKLIGAEVLHESSHEMTIQVLVNVEDLPISNIILKMRDTNKSTLYDTIDALRKGASGSLSTEEIFARDDIVDKLYLYGLRQLNTALKGYIGLDEIGLSRPEEVLSYGMVLKNLERIGDHAASIATQAMKITGEFPGFEEMVSYGEKVSEIFEESVKTFLERNKKLANDLLDGKVEELKEIEKKLSTVYTVSDALLLTTLRMIIGSYRRIADYSSDILEATIDLHDI; translated from the coding sequence ATGAGCATGATGAAGCTTGTCAGAAGGGTTCAGCTTACAGGCGGCTCCACGTTTATAGTCTCTATACCTAAGGAGTGGGCTGCGAGCGTTGGAATAACCAAGGGTAGCCTCGTGACGCTCACTCTTGAACATGACGGTACGATCCGCGTTATACCCAGCGTTAAGAAGCCTCAGGCAATTACCTCGGCGGAGGTTGTGGTGACGAAGAACACCTCTCACGGCGCTGTTTTGCGCGAAGTCATGTCGAAGTACCTCGTGGGGTATAAAACCATCCACCTGAAGTTCTCCCACGATGACCCGGAGCTTAGGAGGAAGCTTAAGGAGGTGGCCGTCAGGAAGCTGATAGGTGCCGAGGTGCTGCACGAGAGCTCTCACGAGATGACGATACAGGTTCTCGTTAACGTCGAGGATCTACCTATCTCGAACATAATCCTCAAGATGAGGGACACGAACAAGAGCACGCTTTACGACACGATCGATGCTCTAAGGAAAGGGGCCTCCGGCTCGCTGAGCACCGAAGAGATTTTCGCCCGCGATGACATCGTCGACAAGCTGTACCTCTACGGTCTCAGACAGCTGAACACCGCACTCAAAGGCTACATTGGCTTAGACGAGATTGGGCTTTCAAGGCCTGAGGAGGTCTTGTCGTACGGGATGGTTTTAAAGAACCTGGAGCGCATCGGAGACCACGCGGCCAGCATCGCTACACAGGCTATGAAAATCACCGGCGAGTTCCCCGGCTTTGAGGAGATGGTATCCTACGGTGAAAAAGTATCTGAGATATTTGAAGAAAGCGTTAAAACGTTCCTCGAGAGAAACAAGAAGCTCGCCAATGACCTGCTTGACGGCAAGGTTGAAGAATTGAAAGAGATTGAAAAGAAGCTTTCAACTGTGTACACTGTGAGCGACGCCCTCCTCCTCACCACGCTAAGGATGATTATTGGGAGCTACAGGCGTATAGCCGACTACAGCTCCGACATCCTTGAAGCGACGATAGACCTGCACGACATCTGA